The Geovibrio ferrireducens nucleotide sequence TACAGATAAAAACTTTCTTTGATATGAAAGATATAGAAGAGCAATACGCAGGAGTAAAACCCGCAGCGGAAGAGCCTGCGGCAGAAACGGAAGCCGCTCAGACCCCTGAACCTGCCCCCGTTATAGAGGATGCTGTGACTGAACCTGAGCCCGCACCCGCTGCCAAACCGGAACCTGTTAAGGATGAGCCGCCTGCGGTGGTTCAGCCTGTTCAGGCTCCTGCTGTTCCGGTCAGTCCGGAAGTAAAATACGGCTGTATAACCGCCAGAAGCGGCCTCAAACTCAGAAACCGGCCTTCACCTAACGGAGATGTTGTCGGTGTCGCTGTTTACAGCAGCAAGGTAATGCTTATTGAGCGTGAGGGTGAGTGGTGGCGCTCCAAAATCAACGGCAGGGAAGGCTATCTCTTCGCCGAATATGTAAATGAAGTCAACCGGCAGGATAAATGTGAATAAGTCTCTGTTGGTTATTATATTTTCCTCCCTTTTTATCTCCGCCTGTGCCGGAAAGCAAAACCCCACGCTGGACGCGCTTAATGGCATGGAAACCGAAATGCGGAAAATGCGCGAGGAAACAACGGCGCTGAAAAACCGCATAAAAGACCTTGAAATCAAGCTGGACGGCCTTTCTGATGAAATAGAAGGGCAGACGGCTGAGATTCAGAAAACGGAGAAAAGCCTCAGACACGCAGAAGAGGAAATAGAAGCATTAAGGTGATTTTTGATGATTGAGAACCTGTACGCCAAATCCCTGAAAGGTCAGGAGATTAGTGATTCTGATATAGAAATAATTATTAAAACCCCTCTGGAAGAGCTTCTGGAGTATTCATACAGACTGAAAAGGCATTTCTTCGCGGATGAAATAAACACCTGCGGCATAATAAACGCCAAAAGCGGCCTTTGCAGCGAGGACTGCACTTTCTGTGCCCAGTCCGCCCACCACAGAACCGGCACGCCGGTTTACCCATACATCGACCTGGAGCAGATACGCACACACGCTGCCCGCATGGCAGAGGCGGGTGTGAAGCGGTATGCGGCAGTGATCAGCGGAAAATCTCCGAATGAGCAGGAATTTGAGCTTCTCAGGCAATCGGTGGAGATAATAACCTCCCTAGGTCTGGATGCCGATATTTCCGTCGGCGTATTATCCAAAGAGCAGCTTCTCATCCTTAAAAACAGCGGGCTGAAAGGCTACCACCACAATCTTGAGACATCCCGCAGCTTCTTCCCTAATATATGCACCACACACGAATACGATGAGGATGTCAACGCAGTCAAAGCCGCTGTGGAAGCGGGGCTTTATGTCTGTTCCGGCGGAATATTCGGCATAGGCGAAAGCTGGGAGCACAGAGTGGAGCTCGCCCGTGAACTGAAAGGAATCGGTGTTCAGTCCGTGCCCATTAACTTTCTGAATCCCATAACAGGTACGCCTCTGGAAGGCTCAAGGCCGCTTCCGCAGGAAGAGGCGCTCAGAATTGTGGCTCTGTTCCGTTTTCTCCTGCCTGAAAAACACATACGGGTATGCGGCGGGCGCACACTTATCTTCCCCGGTGCGGAAAAGGAAAAACTCTTCAAATCAGGCATTTCAGGCCTTATGGTCGGGGATTATCTGGTGGTGAAGGGTGAAGGGCTCATTAGTGATATGGACGCCATAAACAGCCATATAAGAGCGGAAAAAGGGTTATAAGCCTCCGCTCCATCTGCCGGACGGAACATGGACACCGGAGGCTCCGGCATGCTCCTCAAAGGTCTTTGAAGCGAAGAACACCGCAGCGCAGATCACGCCCTTGTCTGTATATACATCTGCCGTTCTTTCCTCATAAATGGGCTCTGCTTCAAAAACGTCTTCGTATTCACGTATTCGGTGCATGGTTTCTTCATCTATATCATATACTTCGCCGTAAATCCTGAAGCCGGGCGTGAATATTGCTGTCGGGTATCCTTCCGGCAGATGGTACATTTTCCCGTGGATATATCCCTCAGCCTCCGGCTCTTTTCCTGCCAGATAAGCCACATGTCCCGCATATCCTTTCATCAGTGTTCCGTAAACAAAAATCCTCATCCCTGTTTTTAAGAATTAAAAGGGCATGTGTCAATCTTCGTTAAATTTTTGTGCGGACAAAGGTTAACCTAAAACTGTCCTTGACTTTAAAGGTTACTCGGTTGAAAATTACAACATAGAAAAGGTTGGAGTTGTTAATGCCTAAAGCGGTAAAAAAATCCTCAAAGATCAAGAACTTCGTAATAGACACAAACGTAATTCTGTACTCGCCGAAAGCTCTGGAAACCTTCGATGACAACAACATCTATATACCCGCAATCGTTCTGGAAGAGCTGGATTCCTTTAAAAAAGGCGTGGATCTCAACGGCTACAACGCCCGTGAATTCATCCGCAAAATTGAGGACTACAGAACAGGCGGTGATCTCCTGAAAGGCGTGAAAATGGAGAGCGGGGCGACACTTTTCATCTCGTTCCATGACAGGGAATCAAAAGAGAGCGTCCCTGAGGAGTTTTCCGGCAGAAGAAACGATAACCTCATACTGGGGATAGCAAAAAAGCTCCAGAACGAGTCGAAGAACGAAACAATAATAATCTCCAAAGATGTAAACCTGCGTGTTAAGGCAAACGCCCTCGGCATAAAAGCGGAGGACTACTACCACGAGCGCATGGGAAGCTTCACGGAGAGCAAGGACGACACTCTTTACGTGCCGGACTCGTACATAAACATGATGTATCAGGAGAGCGAGCTCCCCATGCCGGACTACATCTACGGCATAAACATGGAGGAATTCAGCCCCAGAATTAACGAATATTTCGTGATGAAAAGCGAAGTGGACGAAAAGAAGGGCGTTCTTGTGAAATATTTCGAGGATGAGGGCGAGGTTAAAGGCTTCAAAAGGGTTACGGAGTACGAAAATATCTTCGGTATATCACCCGCCAACAGAAAACAGAAATACCTCATGGAAGCACTCCTAGACCCTGATATTGACGTTGTTTTCGCCATAGGTATAGCCGGAACAGGTAAAACACTGCTTGCTCTCTGTGCGGGCATGTATTCCGTGCTTAATGAAGGCACATATAAAAAGATGCTTGTTACCCGCTCGCCTATCCCTATGGGGCGCGATCTGGGCTATCTGCCCGGCAGCATCTCCGAAAAACTCGACCCATGGCTCAAGCCGATTTACGATAATCTGGATTTCATCATCGGCAACAGCAACAAGGAGATAAGGGACGGCAAGGACGGCATATACTACAAAAGCCAGATGAACAACATAACAATAGACTACCTCAAGGCCTCAAACATACTTGAAATCGAAGCACTGACCTACATAAGGGGCAGAACACTTATCGATACCTACGTCGTCATAGACGAGGCGCAGAACCTCAGCCCCCATGAGATGAAAACAATCATCACAAGGGCAGGGCACAACACAAAAATAGTTTTCACGGGCGATTTAAAGCAGATCGACAACCCATACCTCAACGAATGGGACAACGGGCTCATCAACGCTTCTGAGAAGTTCACTCAGGCGCGCTTCCGCCACTGCACAACAGTTTTCCTAGACAAAGGGGAAAGAAGCAGGCTGGCCACCGAAGCGGCAAGGGTGCTGTAAGGTAGATTTGCTAAGCGGAGCTTTCGGGCTCCGCTTTTTTGCTGCCTGAAAAGTAAGTTGTGTTGCGCATATAGAAAATCATGTTATCATCAGGTTAATCCTTAAACCGTAACTCTTCAGAAGTTCTTGTTTTTTCTAAGTGGTAATTTTTATGAAACTTTCTTTAATATTATTGTTTTTCTTAGCTGTAAACACTTATGCAGCGGAGTGGTTTTGTGACAGCGAACGGGCATCTTTTATAAACGGCATATTCATTCTTCAGAACAATAAATCAGCAAACGGTGTTTGTGAGAAAAAAGACGGGGGTATGACTGAAGTCACAGCAGAAATAAAAAACGGTAAGCCGGACGGGATTCTTACTGCATTCGACATCAGAGGCAGAAAAACCCATGAAATAGAATACAGAAACGGGTTAAAAACCGGAAATATAAAAGTTTACTATGACAACGGACAGCTTAAATCCGAACAGACACCTGAATACGGTAAAATATTTTACAGATCAGGACAAATATACCTAGAATCAAAATTGGAAAACGGAGCCTTTGAGGGAAAAATCAAAGAATACTATGAAGGCGGCAATATCCGTTCTGAAACTGATTATGTTCTGGGACGCAAGAACGGTTTATCTGTTTATTTCTTTGAAAACGGTAAGACAGCATATGAGTTCAGCTTTTCAGATGACAAATATTCAGGACTTATCAAAGCCTATCTGGAAAGCGGCAGACAGGTTTTTGAAATTATTTATAATAATGACAAACCTGTCAGCGGTTATTGCTTCGGTAATGAAAAAATAGCTCTTAAGGAAAGCGAAATAGACAACTGGCAGGATATTGTATGCTGGAGCGATGAGGCAGGGCTTTTATCTATGGAATCAGTGATTTCTATCAAATAAAAACACTACTGTTTGTTTTATTTAAATAAACCCGAATAATAATTTCACAAATAATAAAGGCACGGTTCATGTCTCCGTGCCTTTTCTATGTCATAACATATTCATAATTTTGGAAACCCTGCCCGACTATCGGCACATTGCGTTTTTTTACCTTGCCGGGCAGGGGATTTTAAAGTGACTCAACGGGTAACACCTCCGTATTTGTCTCCAGCGATGCTTCTGCGGCTCTTGTTCTTCTTTAGAGTTCCGAACAACTCAGGGGAATGTCGCTTCCCGTGCGTTCCGTGCATCTGCTATATGTCATAAGATATAAACCTTTATCTATTTCGCAATAGTTTTTTGACAAATTTAATAAACCCCTCTGTTAACACGTTTCAGAGCCGCTTTATAAAGAGTATTTGCTTTTAAGGATCAAAAATATTATAGAGATTTTATCACTATTTATAACGGAGCACACATGACAGACACTATTACCCTCCGCCCTGCGGAAAAGAGCGATATAAGCGGCATGATAGAGGTTTTGAGCGAGCTTCTCGCCCTCGAAAACGAAACAGTGGACGAAGCAGCAATGAGAAAAGGGTTTGAAATGCTTATGAACGACCCTGAGCGTTATTGTATTTTCATTGCGGAGCAGGACGGAGAGATAGTCGGCATGTGCCAGGCTCAGTCACTTATTTCCGTGGATGAAGGCGCTAAGGTGGCTTATGTCGAAAACATGGTGGTCAGAGGCAGCCTGCGAAGCTCAGGGGTAGGGGCGAAGCTCCTTGCAGCCGTTGAGGACTGCTGCCGGGAAAGCGGACATATCCGCATACATCTGCTTGTTCTGGAAAAAAACCACAAGGGTATACAGTTCTACTCCCGCAACGGCTGGAAGAAAGACACTCATGTATATATGGACAAGGAACTCTGATTGGTAACACAAACCGCACGTCCTGTCAGTTTGATGCAGAGGCTCACGCCGTTTTAAATACGGTTTTTCAGCAGGCTTGATACAGAAACTGCCGAAATCAAAACGGCGGTTTTGCTTTGCACGGCGCAGCTGCATCCCCGGAGCTGTCTGTCATTGCGAACTCCGCAGGAGTGAAGCAATCTCCCCTACAGTTCCTTAATAAGCAGGTCGTCTATACATCTCTTAGGGACATAATGATTCCCTTTTTCATCTCTGAAATATTTGTGATCGGGCGCTTCTCTTATGCTGATAACCTGAACATTCTCAACCGGATAGCCGAGAGCTATCACATACAGTATCGTCAGGTCGTCCTCAAGCTCCAGAATCTGCGCCAGACGCTCCTTTTTGATGTTGCCGAGTATGCATGAGCCCACACCGGCGGCAATAGCCGTGAGGCACATATTCTGCATGGCAAGCCCTGCATCCACCTGAGCATACGAAGAATCCTTAGTGCTGAGAACAACAATATAAGCCACCGGCTGTTCATCCGGATCCGGACCGTCCCACTCCTTAAGATACCCTGCCCAGCCAAGGGTTGAGAAAACCTGCTCAGCCTTTTCCTCATCAGTAACTGTGATGTAGCGGAGAGGCTGGAGATTGGCCGCACTCTGAGACATTCTTGCTGAATAGATAAGATCTTCCAGAAAGCCCATATCAAGCTTTTTTGAGTTGTCAAACCTGCGGTAAGAACGGTTGATTTGTATAAGCTCTTTGATTCTTTCCATTTTCTGCCCCCATCTGAATATCAATTTTATATCAAAGACAGCAGGTGTCAAGCATGGCGGGAAATTACGACGCATACTAAAATAAACACACCGGAGCGGGCGCCCTGATTCCCCTGCGTTTTTCGCTCAGGGATTTTAGCAGACATCCCGCCCCGTGGCCTTTTGGATTCTATTTTTTCATACTGACTTTTATCTCAAATTCCACAGCATCTTCCGCGCCTTTCAACGATTTCAGATAGCCTTTCAGTGTGTTTGCCAGTGAGAAGGAGGCAAAACGGTTGAGGTCGATCTTTTTGCCGTCCGCCACAAGGCTGACAAAGGGAAAAGGTTTCTCCTCACAGAGTATGCGCTCTTCAATGAAGCGGACTACCGCCTGCGGGTCGTTTATATCAAGCAGCATGGGCGCACTCTTAAGCTGTTCGCTGTCCGGTGTGTCCGTTGCTACGGCAAGCAGGCTTGCATGACCTGTACACACAGGCTTTTTGCCGTTTGCTTCCCTGAAAACCTCGATCTTGGGCAGTGAGGACGACTTATAGCCTTCAATAACTATAAGGTCAATATCACCGTCACCCGCCATATAGAGCATATCGCCCAAATCGGCCTCTCCGTCAGCAATCATTGCGTATTTAGCGGGGGATGATATAAGCACCCGCACGGCTCCGGCTTTTTTGTGCCGCCATGTGTCTTTGCCCTCATGGTCTATCTCGAACCCATGGGCATCGTGCTTGATAAGGGATATGCGGATTCCCTTATCCGAAAGTATTTTGATTACCTGCTCAACTAGCGTTGTTTTGCCGCTGTTGCTGCTTCCTACAAATGAAATGACCGGAATCATGTCTGATACTCCTGTTAATAAAGTTTGAATCGGCGCATTATCCTTCACTTTTGCAAAGATTTCCAGTAGATTATACCCGCCCTCAGACTGGAGCGGTGTAAATTTTGTGGAGTACATACGATGGTAAACGTTGAAAACATAAGTAAAAGCTACGGCGGGCAGGTTCTCCTTGAGGATGCCTCATTCCGTTTAAATAAAGGCGAAAGGGCTGGGCTGGTCGGCAGAAACGGACACGGAAAAACAACTATTTTCCGCATGATGATAGGAGAGGAAACGCCTGATTCCGGTCAGGTGAGTTTCCCGAAAAGATATGTGATAGGACACCTTAAGCAGCACCTTGACTTCACGGAGAACACAGTGATTGAGGAAGGCTGCAAAGGGCTTCGGGAAGAGGACGAGGGACAGGTCTGGAAGGTGGAGAAAATACTTTTCGGCCTTGGATTTACTGAGGATGACATGTATCGCCATCCGTCCGAGTTTTCCGGGGGTTATCAGGTGCGTCTGGATCTGGCTAAGGTTCTGGTTTCTGAGCCTAACATGCTGCTGCTGGATGAACCGACAAACTATCTGGACATCACCTCCGTCCGCTGGCTGGAGAACTTTCTGAGAAGCTGGAAGAGTGAGCTGATGCTGATCACTCACGACAGAAGCTTTATGGATGCCGTTGTTACCCACACAGTTGCGATCCACCGTAAAAAGATCCGCAAAATAGAAGGGGACACAGGCAAGCTCTATGAGCAGATAGCCATGGAAGAGGAGAT carries:
- a CDS encoding coiled-coil domain-containing protein; this encodes MNKSLLVIIFSSLFISACAGKQNPTLDALNGMETEMRKMREETTALKNRIKDLEIKLDGLSDEIEGQTAEIQKTEKSLRHAEEEIEALR
- the bioB gene encoding biotin synthase BioB, with the protein product MIENLYAKSLKGQEISDSDIEIIIKTPLEELLEYSYRLKRHFFADEINTCGIINAKSGLCSEDCTFCAQSAHHRTGTPVYPYIDLEQIRTHAARMAEAGVKRYAAVISGKSPNEQEFELLRQSVEIITSLGLDADISVGVLSKEQLLILKNSGLKGYHHNLETSRSFFPNICTTHEYDEDVNAVKAAVEAGLYVCSGGIFGIGESWEHRVELARELKGIGVQSVPINFLNPITGTPLEGSRPLPQEEALRIVALFRFLLPEKHIRVCGGRTLIFPGAEKEKLFKSGISGLMVGDYLVVKGEGLISDMDAINSHIRAEKGL
- a CDS encoding gamma-glutamylcyclotransferase family protein; amino-acid sequence: MRIFVYGTLMKGYAGHVAYLAGKEPEAEGYIHGKMYHLPEGYPTAIFTPGFRIYGEVYDIDEETMHRIREYEDVFEAEPIYEERTADVYTDKGVICAAVFFASKTFEEHAGASGVHVPSGRWSGGL
- a CDS encoding PhoH family protein — protein: MPKAVKKSSKIKNFVIDTNVILYSPKALETFDDNNIYIPAIVLEELDSFKKGVDLNGYNAREFIRKIEDYRTGGDLLKGVKMESGATLFISFHDRESKESVPEEFSGRRNDNLILGIAKKLQNESKNETIIISKDVNLRVKANALGIKAEDYYHERMGSFTESKDDTLYVPDSYINMMYQESELPMPDYIYGINMEEFSPRINEYFVMKSEVDEKKGVLVKYFEDEGEVKGFKRVTEYENIFGISPANRKQKYLMEALLDPDIDVVFAIGIAGTGKTLLALCAGMYSVLNEGTYKKMLVTRSPIPMGRDLGYLPGSISEKLDPWLKPIYDNLDFIIGNSNKEIRDGKDGIYYKSQMNNITIDYLKASNILEIEALTYIRGRTLIDTYVVIDEAQNLSPHEMKTIITRAGHNTKIVFTGDLKQIDNPYLNEWDNGLINASEKFTQARFRHCTTVFLDKGERSRLATEAARVL
- a CDS encoding toxin-antitoxin system YwqK family antitoxin, translated to MTEVTAEIKNGKPDGILTAFDIRGRKTHEIEYRNGLKTGNIKVYYDNGQLKSEQTPEYGKIFYRSGQIYLESKLENGAFEGKIKEYYEGGNIRSETDYVLGRKNGLSVYFFENGKTAYEFSFSDDKYSGLIKAYLESGRQVFEIIYNNDKPVSGYCFGNEKIALKESEIDNWQDIVCWSDEAGLLSMESVISIK
- a CDS encoding GNAT family N-acetyltransferase, with protein sequence MTDTITLRPAEKSDISGMIEVLSELLALENETVDEAAMRKGFEMLMNDPERYCIFIAEQDGEIVGMCQAQSLISVDEGAKVAYVENMVVRGSLRSSGVGAKLLAAVEDCCRESGHIRIHLLVLEKNHKGIQFYSRNGWKKDTHVYMDKEL
- a CDS encoding nitroreductase family protein; this translates as MERIKELIQINRSYRRFDNSKKLDMGFLEDLIYSARMSQSAANLQPLRYITVTDEEKAEQVFSTLGWAGYLKEWDGPDPDEQPVAYIVVLSTKDSSYAQVDAGLAMQNMCLTAIAAGVGSCILGNIKKERLAQILELEDDLTILYVIALGYPVENVQVISIREAPDHKYFRDEKGNHYVPKRCIDDLLIKEL
- the mobB gene encoding molybdopterin-guanine dinucleotide biosynthesis protein B; this encodes MIPVISFVGSSNSGKTTLVEQVIKILSDKGIRISLIKHDAHGFEIDHEGKDTWRHKKAGAVRVLISSPAKYAMIADGEADLGDMLYMAGDGDIDLIVIEGYKSSSLPKIEVFREANGKKPVCTGHASLLAVATDTPDSEQLKSAPMLLDINDPQAVVRFIEERILCEEKPFPFVSLVADGKKIDLNRFASFSLANTLKGYLKSLKGAEDAVEFEIKVSMKK